From Toxorhynchites rutilus septentrionalis strain SRP chromosome 2, ASM2978413v1, whole genome shotgun sequence, a single genomic window includes:
- the LOC129770018 gene encoding uncharacterized protein LOC129770018 isoform X2 — MARRPKGSALMLAVTIVTLSLASLVNRCSGATGSSGELDDLNAEETRNYRELLNIPKFGDRLAPRNRPHVEESNGGSAIATVVGQSGASGGTSGGKFRRQPGPGNVYPGVSYRNTGRLGASAVGGNHEAQLPTLVNDQISKRSDVMVTSITQNLEDSNTSGSDYSVDADEQDEPVSESEDEGEEEAGGEDEEELEVEQNNFAYPKEVVQGRSAKNSDERPVLLESVSIKGDSLAPLVGKQNASSGSGVNASAQAHRLEMSTEFFVVPSTAFPAVTRSTTVRPGGVIIAARNPSGNHNSHSNVHKLNVTPPTIVATNYPSGLRKEPWVVPVLVLASLSMIMMAAFEIFVLCKAWRTSPSRRHLFLGQMLLLGLFSCSGLAAVLTVNPTVLSCATMRFGAGVAFALVFASLLVKCVFLISLNGGVYLPAPYQGLLLLFAVLIQVAVGAQWLLTSPPSVDQVPVPTSGTAISSRYHLLLTAGDLNNANPTIPLCHTSFSELLFSLIYVVFLIIFVAILAIKSRGIRDNYREATYIGLAVGGIIPIWLGWTLCGLAVADRHRDACLAFGLVATASTVFLVMFMPKGRQLAAMGKEGLYVEDREERFSSLSRAGSGYSPSFFHFKPIKYGVMGASPTLQTNNGTVVGTATNSKHQAVATLGGGLFMRPDEANLYTTLEQTMSSNPNVYFQRGGGVHPGMMY, encoded by the coding sequence ATGGCTCGTCGACCGAAAGGGTCGGCGCTGATGCTGGCGGTAACGATTGTTACGCTCAGCTTAGCGAGCTTAGTGAATCGGTGTTCTGGCGCAACAGGCAGCAGCGGCGAACTCGACGATCTCAACGCGGAAGAAACCAGAAACTATAGGGAGTTGTTGAATATTCCGAAATTCGGCGATCGGTTAGCGCCCCGCAATCGTCCCCACGTGGAGGAAAGCAATGGCGGTTCCGCGATCGCGACTGTCGTCGGCCAATCGGGGGCCAGTGGGGGTACCAGTGGTGGAAAATTCAGGCGACAACCCGGTCCCGGGAACGTTTATCCCGGGGTGAGCTATCGAAACACGGGGAGATTGGGCGCGAGTGCTGTTGGTGGTAATCATGAGGCTCAGTTGCCCACACTGGTGAATGATCAAATTAGCAAACGAAGTGATGTGATGGTAACGAGTATTACCCAGAATTTGGAGGATTCAAATACCAGCGGCAGTGATTATTCCGTGGATGCCGATGAACAGGACGAACCCGTATCTGAGAGTGAGGACGAAGGGGAAGAGGAAGCAGGTGGCGAAGATGAAGAAGAGCTTGAGGTAGAACAGAACAACTTTGCATATCCTAAGGAAGTGGTGCAAGGAAGAAGTGCTAAGAATAGTGACGAGCGGCCTGTGCTGCTGGAAAGTGTTAGTATTAAGGGTGACAGCTTGGCACCGCTGGTGGGCAAGCAGAATGCTAGCAGCGGAAGTGGTGTGAATGCATCCGCGCAAGCCCATCGACTAGAAATGTCAACAGAATTTTTCGTAGTGCCATCGACAGCGTTTCCAGCAGTAACTCGATCGACGACCGTGCGTCCTGGCGGTGTCATTATAGCGGCCCGTAATCCATCGGGCAACCACAACAGCCACAGTAATGTCCACAAGCTGAATGTTACACCTCCGACTATCGTCGCGACCAATTATCCGAGCGGACTACGAAAAGAACCTTGGGTAGTACCGGTACTGGTACTAGCATCGCTGTCGATGATCATGATGGCAGCCTTCGAAATTTTTGTTCTCTGCAAGGCTTGGCGAACTTCACCCAGCCGGCGACATTTGTTTCTCGGTCAAATGCTGCTCCTTGGCCTATTTTCCTGTTCTGGACTGGCTGCAGTTCTAACTGTCAATCCAACAGTGCTTTCGTGCGCTACTATGCGCTTCGGCGCAGGGGTCGCCTTCGCTCTCGTGTTCGCTTCCCTACTAGTGAAGTGTGTTTTCCTAATCAGTCTCAACGGTGGAGTCTATCTACCGGCACCGTATCAGGGCCTACTGCTTCTTTTCGCGGTACTTATCCAAGTAGCCGTAGGAGCCCAATGGCTTTTGACCTCCCCACCGAGCGTTGATCAAGTTCCGGTCCCAACCAGTGGCACGGCTATCTCCAGCCGCTATCATCTGCTCCTGACAGCCGGAGACCTTAACAACGCAAACCCAACCATCCCGCTCTGTCACACCTCCTTTTCCGAGCTACTCTTCTCCCTTATCTACGTGGTATTCCTGATCATATTCGTCGCTATCCTGGCGATTAAATCGCGCGGCATTCGGGACAATTATCGCGAGGCAACGTACATCGGTCTGGCCGTGGGTGGCATCATCCCGATCTGGCTCGGGTGGACTCTGTGCGGGCTGGCCGTGGCCGATCGGCACCGGGACGCGTGTCTCGCATTCGGGCTGGTCGCGACCGCCTCGACGGTGTTTCTGGTGATGTTTATGCCCAAGGGTCGTCAGCTGGCGGCGATGGGCAAGGAGGGCCTGTACGTGGAGGATCGCGAGGAACGCTTCAGCTCGCTGAGCCGTGCCGGTTCCGGCTACTCGCCGTCCTTCTTTCACTTCAAACCGATCAAGTACGGAGTGATGGGAGCTTCGCCGACGCTGCAGACCAACAATGGGACCGTGGTCGGGACGGCGACCAATTCCAAGCATCAGGCCGTCGCTACACTTGGTGGAG